The region AGCCTGCCGCGATCGGAGACGTCGAAGCCGTTGTCACGGGCCCAGCGCCGGACATCGGCTGTGGTTGGCCCGCCGGCCTTGCTCGGCTTCGTCGCGGCAGGCTCGTACGACGCGCTGCCGGCTTCAGACGTGCCGGCGAGGGCGTACGCCGCCGCGAGGAAGCGGTAGGTCCACTCCTCGGCCAGTTTCCTGGTCTCGCAGAAGACGATCGGCACGCCGGGGAACGCCACCTGGAGTTCGGCGATGCCGTCGGCCACCAGGGCAGGGCGGACATGGTCGAGTTTGAAAACCTGTGAGTAGCGGTCCTCGACCACCACGGCGGCGCGCGGGAGCGCGGCCAACTCGGTGAGCTGGTATTTCAGCCGCGAGTTGAGCAGGCTGCCGACCAGGTCGGGCAGGCTCTTGCGCTCGACGGCCGCCCAGACGCGCCCGTCCCGCTCGACCGCGTAGTCGCCGGCGGGCAGGCGGCGCCTCTCGATCTGGACCTGCTGCCGGGCGAAGCGGTAGCCGTACCGTTCTCCGGTGTCGACCACGATCGGCAGGGCGGCGACGCCGGAGGCCCGGGCGGTCGGGGTGCTGACGCCCGGACGGGCCTGTTTCGTGCACGCGGGCCACTCACTCTCGTCCGCCGGATAGCAGTAGATCGCCTTCTCCCGTGGCCAGGTCCCGCCGGCGCGCAGCACCACGTCGGCCGCCCCTACCGGCAGCCGGATCAGGTACGGCAGGCGGGAGCCGGGGTCTGGATTGCGGACGATGACGAAGTCGCGCACGCCCGCATTCTCCCTGATACGGCCCTGCTCACGGCCTCTTTACCCACTGGTAATCACACTAGGTAACCAGTGGACAGCGAAGCGTTTAGGATGTCTATGGAAACTACCGTCACTACTCCCCCAGTAGGTGCTCATGGGTGACGATGCCCTCTGCGAAGAGCAGGCAAGCCGACGCGACGCGATCGACGGCAAGGTGATCGAGCTCCGCCCCTTCAGCCGACGAGGGAGCGACCCGATCCGGTTGCAGATCGGAGAGCGCCCCTGGCGGCCCACTCCCGACACCCGGGTGGTCGAGATCTACGAGGAGTGCGACCCGCCCACCGCAGGACTGATCGAACAGGACGGCAGGCTCTACGTGTTCGACTGCGTCGACGGGCGCGGGTCGATGGTCAGCTTCTGGGCCTACATCCAGGTCGACGCGATCGAGGTGAGCCGCCTCCAGAACGCCGTGGTTAAAGACCTCATCCGCCTGCTCGACGATCTCTTCGCCGACAGGGAATACATGGCCGCCCTCGCCTACGACAACCTCATCGAGTCAAGCGCCCCCATCAACTCCTGACACCGGCCCCGCGAGAAGCTTATGCACATAATGTAAGATCGCATCTACGTTAGATTGGTTCTACGTATGTGCGGGACGACCAATGGAATTCAAGGGCCGGGCTGGGGATCTGGAGCTGCTCGACGGGCAGCTGCGACAGGTGGCGGAAGGGCAGG is a window of Microbispora sp. NBC_01189 DNA encoding:
- a CDS encoding ERCC4 domain-containing protein; translation: MRDFVIVRNPDPGSRLPYLIRLPVGAADVVLRAGGTWPREKAIYCYPADESEWPACTKQARPGVSTPTARASGVAALPIVVDTGERYGYRFARQQVQIERRRLPAGDYAVERDGRVWAAVERKSLPDLVGSLLNSRLKYQLTELAALPRAAVVVEDRYSQVFKLDHVRPALVADGIAELQVAFPGVPIVFCETRKLAEEWTYRFLAAAYALAGTSEAGSASYEPAATKPSKAGGPTTADVRRWARDNGFDVSDRGRLRPEIRLAYERAHTE